Proteins found in one Campylobacter canadensis genomic segment:
- the rplI gene encoding 50S ribosomal protein L9: MKVLLIKDVKGLGKAGEVKEVKDGYGQNFLIGKGFAKLASTEVLRKHASDLKKKEEQNRYELELMNKLKESLSDKTVIVKKQIGANGHLFGGVTKDEISNALKEQFHLEVDKKCIQELNAKELGIFNVTAKLGHGINAEFKIEIKAL; this comes from the coding sequence ATGAAAGTTTTACTTATAAAAGATGTAAAAGGCTTAGGCAAGGCTGGAGAGGTAAAAGAAGTAAAAGATGGATATGGGCAAAATTTTTTAATAGGAAAGGGTTTTGCAAAGCTTGCTAGTACAGAAGTTTTAAGAAAACACGCAAGTGATTTAAAGAAAAAAGAAGAACAAAATAGATATGAACTTGAACTTATGAATAAATTAAAAGAAAGTTTAAGCGATAAAACAGTAATTGTTAAAAAGCAAATTGGAGCTAATGGACATTTATTTGGCGGAGTTACAAAAGATGAAATTTCAAATGCTTTAAAAGAACAGTTTCATTTAGAAGTTGATAAAAAATGTATTCAAGAACTAAATGCAAAAGAACTTGGAATTTTTAATGTTACAGCAAAGCTTGGTCATGGAATTAATGCTGAATTTAAAATTGAAATAAAGGCGCTTTAA
- the hslV gene encoding ATP-dependent protease subunit HslV — translation MFCATTILAYKGKDASVIGGDGQVTFGNAVLKSNAVKLRKLYDGKILAGFAGSTADAFTLFDMFEKMLENKKGDLERAVIDFSKEWRKDKYLRKLEAMMIVLNRKHIFLLSGTGDVVVPQDECICAIGSGGMYALSAARALHAHANLDELSLVKESLKIAGEICIYTNTNITTYELRD, via the coding sequence ATGTTTTGTGCTACAACTATTTTAGCTTACAAAGGAAAAGATGCTTCTGTTATAGGTGGTGATGGACAAGTTACTTTTGGAAATGCTGTTTTAAAATCAAATGCAGTAAAGCTTAGAAAATTGTACGATGGTAAAATTCTAGCTGGTTTTGCAGGAAGTACAGCTGATGCTTTTACATTATTTGATATGTTTGAAAAAATGCTTGAAAATAAAAAAGGTGATTTAGAAAGAGCTGTAATTGATTTTTCTAAAGAATGGAGAAAAGATAAATATTTAAGAAAACTTGAAGCGATGATGATAGTTTTAAATAGAAAGCATATATTTTTATTAAGTGGTACAGGAGATGTTGTGGTACCACAAGATGAGTGTATTTGTGCTATTGGAAGTGGTGGAATGTATGCTTTAAGTGCTGCAAGAGCTTTACACGCACATGCAAATTTAGATGAATTAAGCCTAGTAAAAGAAAGCTTAAAAATTGCTGGAGAAATATGTATTTATACTAATACAAATATTACAACTTATGAATTGAGGGATTAA
- the hslU gene encoding HslU--HslV peptidase ATPase subunit: MQMLPKDIVSFLDEYIIGQNKAKKQIAIALRNRYRRLQLDSAMQDDIMPKNILMIGSTGVGKTEIARRIAKLMGLPFVKVEASKYTEVGFVGRDVESMVRDLANAALTLVKNEHLEKNKARLQDVVESKILEKLLPPLPKGVSEEKQVEFESSLEKMKERLRAGEFDEKMIEIQVTQRSFEQNANLPPELAGMQEMVKVIGIADKKVKKEVKIKDAKKILENELMDSILDNESIKDEAARRMQDEGIIFIDEIDKVAVSSSNSNRQDPSKEGVQRDLLPIVEGSVVNTKLGNVKTDHILFIAAGAFHLSKPSDLIPELQGRFPIRVELDSLGADELKLILTTPKNSLLKQYTALLSTEGVKLEFSDEAVNKIAQIAALANEKMEDIGARRLHTVIEKLLEDISFECEKYENKECLVDEALVEEKLGKIVENNDIARYIL, translated from the coding sequence ATGCAAATGTTACCAAAGGATATTGTTAGTTTTTTAGATGAATATATTATCGGTCAAAATAAGGCAAAAAAACAAATAGCTATTGCCTTAAGAAACCGTTATAGAAGATTGCAACTTGATAGTGCTATGCAAGATGATATTATGCCAAAAAATATTCTTATGATTGGTAGTACTGGGGTTGGAAAAACAGAAATCGCTAGAAGAATAGCAAAATTAATGGGCTTGCCTTTTGTAAAAGTAGAAGCTAGTAAATATACTGAAGTTGGCTTTGTTGGTCGTGATGTAGAAAGTATGGTAAGGGACTTAGCGAATGCAGCATTAACTTTAGTTAAAAATGAACATTTAGAAAAAAATAAAGCAAGATTACAAGACGTGGTTGAAAGTAAGATTTTAGAAAAACTATTACCACCTTTACCAAAAGGTGTTAGCGAAGAAAAACAAGTTGAATTTGAAAGCAGTCTTGAAAAAATGAAAGAGCGTTTAAGAGCAGGTGAATTTGATGAAAAAATGATTGAAATTCAAGTAACACAGCGTTCTTTTGAACAAAATGCTAACCTACCACCTGAATTAGCAGGAATGCAAGAAATGGTAAAAGTAATTGGAATTGCTGATAAAAAAGTAAAAAAAGAAGTAAAAATTAAAGATGCAAAAAAAATTTTAGAAAATGAATTAATGGACAGTATCTTAGATAATGAGAGTATAAAAGATGAAGCTGCAAGAAGAATGCAAGATGAAGGTATAATCTTTATAGATGAGATTGATAAGGTAGCTGTTAGTTCATCAAATTCAAATCGCCAAGACCCAAGCAAAGAAGGTGTGCAAAGAGATTTATTACCTATTGTTGAAGGTAGTGTTGTTAATACAAAACTAGGAAATGTAAAAACTGACCATATTTTATTTATAGCAGCAGGCGCTTTTCATCTTAGCAAACCAAGCGATTTAATACCTGAATTACAAGGTCGTTTCCCAATTAGAGTTGAGCTTGATAGTTTAGGCGCTGATGAATTAAAACTTATTTTAACCACTCCAAAAAATTCTTTATTAAAGCAATATACAGCTTTATTAAGTACAGAAGGTGTTAAACTTGAATTTAGTGATGAAGCGGTTAATAAAATAGCACAAATCGCTGCTTTAGCAAATGAAAAAATGGAAGATATAGGCGCTAGAAGATTGCACACTGTAATTGAAAAATTACTTGAAGATATTTCTTTTGAATGTGAAAAATATGAAAATAAAGAATGCTTAGTTGATGAAGCTTTAGTTGAAGAAAAACTAGGCAAAATAGTAGAAAATAACGATATAGCAAGATACATTTTATGA
- the era gene encoding GTPase Era: MKSGFVSVIGRTNSGKSSLINALLGEELCFISRKENATRRKMNVIIMHGDNQVILVDTPGLHESNKTFNQLLIEAAKKSINECDLILFVMSVKDDFSEYEKFLSLNPKVEHIVVLNKIDLVKDEYLLKKLAEFNFNAKIIPFTNKNNFYKKILLDEICKYLPVHPHFFDAEHTTDKTLKEVAAELILESIYDNLSDEVPYFCEVVVQKVIEKDNETTFFADIITDTNSHKAMLIGKEANTIKRIGIKARKRLQDLLGIKINVKLLVKQKKHWYNDEIFLKQIKLSN; this comes from the coding sequence ATAAAAAGTGGTTTTGTTAGTGTAATTGGTCGTACCAATTCAGGAAAAAGTTCTTTGATTAATGCTTTATTAGGCGAAGAACTTTGCTTTATTTCAAGAAAAGAAAATGCAACTCGCCGTAAAATGAATGTAATCATTATGCACGGCGATAATCAAGTAATTTTAGTAGATACTCCAGGTTTACATGAAAGTAATAAAACTTTTAATCAACTTCTAATTGAAGCGGCAAAAAAAAGTATTAATGAATGTGATTTAATTTTATTTGTAATGAGCGTAAAAGATGATTTTAGCGAATATGAAAAATTTTTATCATTAAATCCAAAAGTAGAGCATATAGTAGTTTTAAATAAAATTGATTTAGTAAAAGATGAATATTTGTTAAAAAAGTTAGCTGAATTTAATTTTAATGCTAAAATTATTCCTTTTACAAATAAAAATAATTTTTATAAAAAAATATTACTTGATGAGATTTGTAAATATCTACCAGTTCATCCACATTTTTTTGATGCTGAACATACTACCGATAAAACTTTAAAAGAAGTAGCAGCGGAGTTAATTTTAGAAAGCATTTATGATAATCTTAGCGATGAAGTACCATATTTTTGTGAAGTTGTTGTGCAAAAAGTTATAGAAAAAGATAATGAAACAACTTTTTTTGCAGATATTATCACGGATACAAATTCTCATAAAGCAATGCTAATTGGTAAAGAAGCTAACACTATTAAAAGAATTGGTATAAAGGCAAGAAAGCGTTTGCAAGACTTGCTGGGAATAAAAATTAATGTAAAATTACTTGTCAAACAAAAAAAACATTGGTATAATGATGAGATTTTTTTAAAACAAATCAAGTTAAGTAATTAA
- the pilO gene encoding type 4a pilus biogenesis protein PilO codes for MNKGVNYLDKIDDYFSLKPNNVFYACAVLLFVAVFYLVYDYTYEDSEVYVNEIVEKTNEMTKTIESLQAFIDDNNSRAAVPNMQKRLQDLRKEEKTINDDTAFFDNKLKEISPLLFNQKNWSKFITKINSQAMKNNLIIGDIQSRLNDAHSRKVEEIFNISFSIKGKFQDILRFINSLEESEDIVDITSIKMYSNKKYLNLENNQNNNQNNNQNNNSNNVEEDDGSIKTELKISIWGIKY; via the coding sequence ATGAATAAGGGTGTAAATTATTTAGATAAGATTGATGATTATTTTTCATTAAAACCAAACAATGTTTTTTATGCTTGTGCAGTGTTATTGTTTGTAGCTGTTTTTTATTTAGTTTATGATTATACTTATGAAGATTCAGAAGTATATGTAAATGAAATTGTTGAAAAAACTAATGAAATGACTAAAACTATTGAAAGCTTGCAAGCTTTTATTGATGATAATAATAGTAGGGCTGCAGTGCCTAATATGCAAAAAAGATTGCAAGATTTAAGAAAAGAAGAGAAGACTATAAACGATGATACAGCTTTTTTTGATAATAAATTAAAAGAAATATCTCCTTTATTGTTTAATCAAAAAAATTGGTCAAAATTTATTACAAAAATTAATTCTCAAGCTATGAAAAATAATTTAATTATTGGCGATATACAAAGTAGATTAAATGATGCTCATAGCAGAAAAGTTGAAGAAATTTTCAATATTTCTTTTAGCATTAAAGGTAAATTTCAAGATATTTTAAGATTTATTAATTCATTAGAAGAATCAGAAGATATTGTAGATATTACAAGCATAAAGATGTATTCTAATAAAAAATATCTTAATCTAGAAAACAATCAAAATAATAATCAAAATAATAATCAAAATAATAACTCAAATAATGTAGAAGAAGATGATGGCAGTATTAAAACTGAATTAAAAATTTCAATTTGGGGGATTAAGTACTAA
- a CDS encoding stage V sporulation protein S has translation MKNIFLMILLTINVLAIDKEAIEQKIKALSDARVILNSSDIDMLNNPFYQVVTNKSQQNTEPVLTFTLSAIVEKRAKINNKWYEVNEEIDGSNGYKVVSIKNDIVGISNSNNYKELNLKDFQNVQIN, from the coding sequence ATGAAAAATATATTTTTAATGATTTTATTAACAATAAATGTGCTTGCTATTGACAAAGAAGCTATAGAGCAAAAGATTAAAGCTTTATCAGATGCAAGAGTGATTTTAAACAGTAGTGATATTGATATGTTAAATAATCCATTTTATCAAGTTGTTACGAATAAATCTCAGCAAAATACAGAACCAGTACTTACTTTTACATTATCAGCTATAGTTGAAAAAAGAGCTAAAATTAACAATAAGTGGTATGAGGTTAATGAAGAAATTGATGGAAGTAACGGCTATAAAGTTGTTTCAATAAAAAATGATATTGTTGGAATATCAAATTCTAATAATTATAAAGAATTAAATTTAAAGGATTTTCAAAATGTTCAAATCAATTAA
- the mshL gene encoding pilus (MSHA type) biogenesis protein MshL: MFKSINKKLFLSICLVGSLAANSYAASCSKRAFDIKVKEETSANEIINQLSNICSFSVVYKDSYAKTALTQKQNGINMKKMHLKDIFDFLIKEQGLTYEFENNILRVVGLETKTFKLDYITSIREGSAITKANVDSSSSSSSSSSSSSSSSSSSSSSDDDNIIKTSEKFDFWKDIGKEIIDIMQNSGKGTPVIAPTINSNAGLITVTSNEATLDKIQAYLNRVEESLKKQVIIDVSIIEVSLDKSHKTGVDWSKFNLGFDTTNSQDAKDAGIINDASNILFGKLITGTGIRNESLADQGVKSSFEGRLSFNLTGMLNFLKQSGDAKVVSSPKIATLNNQQALITVGDTINYKLKSSSTSSSGDSTSQSEEMQSIFVGILLNILPEISDDNKIMLRINPSISSLRNAEDGNSTSNADRTIAPDTKQKKISTVVQVRDGESIVLGGLINEVDGYTKNGIPVLQDIPLLGKLFGSTAKTKNKSELVFVITPHIVDFSKNKEDIKNSLEDLGYTLALDYKDELKPNATKDEILKK, encoded by the coding sequence ATGTTCAAATCAATTAATAAAAAACTTTTCTTATCTATTTGTTTAGTTGGTTCTTTAGCTGCAAATTCTTATGCAGCAAGTTGTTCAAAAAGAGCTTTTGATATTAAGGTAAAAGAAGAAACATCAGCAAATGAGATTATCAATCAATTATCAAATATCTGTTCATTTAGCGTAGTGTATAAAGACTCTTATGCAAAGACTGCTTTAACACAAAAGCAAAATGGTATTAATATGAAAAAGATGCACCTTAAAGATATTTTTGATTTCTTAATTAAAGAACAAGGTTTAACTTATGAATTTGAAAATAATATTTTAAGAGTTGTTGGATTAGAAACTAAAACTTTTAAATTAGATTATATTACTTCAATTCGTGAAGGTAGCGCTATTACAAAGGCTAATGTTGATTCATCTTCAAGTTCATCATCTTCAAGTTCATCATCTTCAAGTTCATCATCTTCAAGTTCATCATCTGATGATGATAATATAATTAAAACATCAGAAAAGTTTGATTTTTGGAAGGATATAGGTAAAGAAATTATTGATATTATGCAAAATTCAGGTAAGGGTACTCCAGTGATTGCACCTACTATTAACTCAAATGCAGGTTTAATTACAGTTACTTCAAATGAGGCTACTCTTGATAAAATTCAAGCATATTTAAATAGAGTTGAAGAATCTCTTAAAAAACAAGTTATTATTGATGTATCTATTATTGAGGTTAGCTTAGACAAATCTCATAAAACAGGTGTTGATTGGTCTAAATTTAATTTAGGTTTTGATACTACAAATTCTCAGGATGCAAAGGACGCAGGTATTATTAACGATGCTTCAAATATTTTATTTGGTAAGCTAATTACAGGTACAGGTATTAGAAATGAAAGTTTAGCAGACCAAGGAGTAAAATCATCTTTTGAAGGTAGATTATCTTTTAACTTAACAGGTATGCTTAATTTCTTAAAACAAAGCGGAGATGCTAAGGTTGTTTCTAGTCCAAAAATTGCAACTTTAAATAACCAACAAGCTTTAATAACAGTTGGAGATACAATTAATTATAAATTAAAAAGCTCTTCAACAAGTTCAAGTGGTGATAGCACATCGCAAAGTGAAGAAATGCAATCGATTTTTGTGGGTATTTTATTGAATATTTTACCTGAAATATCAGACGATAATAAAATTATGCTAAGAATTAATCCAAGTATTTCATCACTTAGAAATGCAGAAGATGGTAATTCAACTTCAAATGCAGATAGAACAATAGCTCCTGATACAAAACAAAAGAAAATATCAACAGTTGTTCAGGTAAGAGATGGTGAATCTATAGTTTTAGGTGGCTTGATTAATGAAGTTGATGGTTATACTAAAAATGGTATTCCAGTATTACAAGACATTCCATTACTTGGAAAGTTATTTGGTTCAACTGCTAAAACAAAAAATAAGAGCGAATTAGTGTTTGTAATTACTCCGCATATTGTTGATTTTAGTAAAAATAAAGAAGATATTAAAAATTCTTTAGAAGATTTAGGTTATACACTTGCGCTTGATTATAAAGATGAGCTTAAGCCAAATGCAACTAAAGACGAGATATTAAAAAAGTAA
- a CDS encoding ATP-binding protein, with amino-acid sequence MSNKYTYAKELFIDNLASFNFINLDKSKITYHRIISALSKPLKLILFYGKPGSGKTFILTKVENDLKKQDKKIIFFPQPFYSEKEFFSTLFYEINKEEKEILSYESFLKNYKELLVVSEEEAKKEPFLIMLDEAQLYPQILIEKIRLLADTKLFRFLFTVHKTSVGEEDVLAQEHFTTRIWESIELVESTQSEVITYIEKKLDSLSDKLGNNFFVKKDYDFIYKLTKGNLRTVNLLLYKAFEIYEFYEQEKSSEFANANINEKVLTMSAISQRLINA; translated from the coding sequence ATGAGTAATAAATATACTTATGCAAAGGAGCTATTTATTGATAATTTAGCTTCTTTTAATTTTATAAACTTAGATAAATCTAAGATTACTTATCATAGAATAATTAGTGCTTTGTCAAAACCATTAAAGCTTATTTTATTTTATGGAAAACCAGGTAGTGGAAAGACTTTTATACTTACCAAAGTTGAAAATGATTTAAAAAAACAAGATAAAAAAATAATTTTCTTTCCACAACCTTTTTATTCTGAGAAAGAATTTTTTTCAACCTTATTTTATGAAATAAATAAGGAAGAAAAAGAAATACTATCTTATGAATCTTTTTTAAAAAACTACAAAGAGCTTTTAGTTGTTAGCGAAGAAGAAGCAAAAAAAGAACCATTTTTAATAATGCTAGATGAAGCTCAACTTTATCCGCAGATTTTAATTGAGAAAATTAGATTATTAGCTGATACAAAATTGTTTAGATTTTTATTTACAGTGCATAAAACAAGTGTAGGGGAAGAAGATGTATTAGCACAAGAGCATTTTACAACTCGTATTTGGGAAAGCATTGAGCTAGTTGAATCTACACAAAGTGAAGTTATAACTTATATTGAAAAAAAGCTTGATAGTTTAAGTGATAAATTAGGGAATAATTTTTTTGTAAAAAAAGATTATGATTTTATCTATAAGCTAACTAAAGGAAACTTAAGAACTGTAAATTTATTACTTTATAAGGCTTTTGAAATATACGAATTTTATGAGCAAGAAAAATCAAGTGAATTTGCAAATGCTAACATTAATGAAAAGGTTCTTACAATGTCAGCTATTTCACAAAGGCTTATAAATGCTTAA
- a CDS encoding GspE/PulE family protein, whose product MKIEALSILIGRRVPQIKENLLAIEDLNERLEFIKSNVDEEALNWALFEMYKEENISLDEISANFNISDNDFLKALAARLKFDFIDLDNVDVDYRIIEKLQYNMLKNTGIIPFKEDEINVYIAYLRPFSFDDQEQAQHLFNRKLVKNFVANPAQIERILRKIEQNETIKDLVAEIRRELNSDPTLANDADNNSSGILKLIETILRTCIVSRVSDIHIEPTEVNCVVRGRIDGMLAEIFIFDKDIYPPMVSRMKLLSNMDIAERRKPQDGRFSATVNNVEYDFRISTLPIINGESIVLRILDKSKVVISLDKLGMHPVNLERFKAAMHAPYGIILVTGPTGSGKTTTLYAALNDMKSVETKIITVEDPVEYQLNLIQQVHVNEKAGLTFAAALRSILRQDPDIIMIGEIRDAETLRIAIQAALTGHLVFSTLHTNDAVSAVTRIADMGVEPYMISGALTAIEAQRLIRKLCPNCKKPAVLSKDFLEKIEKYTKEVENFQFYKPVGCHKCSQTGYAGREMISEILPISDRLSSMVAAGASKDEIRTVAYEEGFVDMYHDGIVRAARGITSIDEVLRVAKE is encoded by the coding sequence ATGAAAATAGAAGCTTTAAGTATATTAATAGGCAGAAGAGTGCCACAAATTAAAGAAAATCTTTTAGCAATTGAAGATTTAAATGAAAGATTGGAATTTATTAAATCTAATGTAGATGAAGAAGCTTTAAATTGGGCTTTATTTGAAATGTACAAAGAAGAAAACATAAGTTTAGATGAAATAAGTGCCAATTTTAATATAAGTGATAACGATTTTTTAAAGGCTTTAGCTGCAAGGCTAAAATTTGATTTTATTGATTTGGATAATGTTGATGTAGATTATAGAATAATAGAAAAACTACAATACAATATGCTAAAAAATACAGGTATTATTCCTTTTAAAGAAGATGAAATTAATGTTTATATTGCTTATTTAAGACCATTTTCTTTTGATGACCAAGAGCAAGCACAGCATTTATTTAATCGTAAGCTAGTTAAAAATTTTGTTGCAAACCCAGCACAAATTGAAAGAATTTTAAGAAAAATAGAGCAAAATGAAACAATTAAAGATTTAGTTGCAGAAATTAGAAGAGAGTTAAACTCAGACCCAACTTTAGCTAATGATGCTGATAATAATTCTTCAGGTATTTTAAAATTAATTGAAACAATTCTTAGAACTTGTATTGTAAGCCGTGTTAGTGATATTCATATTGAACCAACTGAAGTTAATTGTGTTGTGCGTGGTCGTATAGATGGTATGCTTGCAGAAATTTTTATTTTTGATAAAGATATTTACCCGCCTATGGTTTCTCGTATGAAACTTTTATCAAATATGGATATTGCAGAGCGTAGAAAACCGCAAGATGGTCGTTTTTCAGCTACAGTAAATAATGTTGAATACGATTTTCGTATCTCAACTCTACCAATTATTAATGGCGAAAGTATAGTTTTAAGGATTTTAGATAAGTCAAAAGTTGTTATTTCGCTTGATAAATTAGGTATGCACCCTGTTAATTTAGAGCGTTTTAAAGCAGCAATGCATGCTCCTTATGGAATTATCCTTGTAACTGGTCCAACTGGTTCTGGTAAAACAACTACACTTTATGCAGCCTTAAATGATATGAAAAGTGTTGAAACAAAGATTATTACTGTTGAAGACCCAGTTGAGTACCAACTTAACTTAATACAACAAGTGCATGTTAATGAAAAAGCAGGTCTTACATTTGCTGCGGCACTTAGGTCTATTCTTCGTCAAGACCCTGATATTATCATGATTGGGGAGATTAGAGATGCTGAAACCTTAAGAATAGCAATTCAAGCAGCATTAACAGGACACTTAGTGTTTTCAACCCTGCATACAAACGATGCAGTTTCTGCAGTTACTAGGATTGCTGATATGGGGGTTGAGCCTTATATGATTAGTGGTGCATTAACAGCTATTGAAGCACAAAGACTTATTAGAAAATTATGCCCAAATTGTAAAAAACCTGCAGTTTTATCAAAAGACTTTTTAGAAAAAATTGAAAAATACACAAAAGAAGTAGAGAATTTCCAATTTTACAAACCAGTAGGTTGTCATAAATGTTCTCAAACAGGTTACGCAGGGCGTGAGATGATTAGTGAAATTTTACCAATAAGCGATAGATTATCTTCTATGGTTGCAGCAGGGGCTAGTAAAGATGAAATTAGAACAGTTGCTTATGAAGAAGGATTTGTTGATATGTACCATGATGGTATTGTAAGAGCTGCTCGTGGAATTACGAGTATTGATGAAGTATTAAGAGTTGCTAAAGAATAA
- a CDS encoding type II secretion system F family protein, translating into MKKFNVEYMNQGQKKVVTFTAQTKAGAVELARQRNIGKIVKTSEVQTKFDFNAYVSNFKPSKMFAPKLKLPDLIASIAQLSVMAGAGISIHDSVREVANSTQNKRLKEIFTKCYEDLNSGLSLSLSLEVYRKELGDIVLAMIKLGESTGNLGDSLKKLASMLQELYDNNLKFKKAMRYPQVVVTAIAIAFTILMLYVVPKFKEIFEQLGANLPLATRALLFIESALRNYGLYMLLALVVIIIGGKKMYVNNRHFKDQVDKYVLKIYLIGKVVRYASMSRFNLIFTELVRSGIPIADALDTSLRTITNTTMKARLNATKIAISRGMSLTEAFKETNLYENMLIQMIKAGEASGQLDAMLEKVTDYYKERFNTIIDNMSSYIEPILMLFIAAMVLFLALGIFLPMWDLGSAARA; encoded by the coding sequence ATGAAAAAATTTAATGTTGAGTATATGAATCAAGGGCAAAAGAAAGTAGTTACTTTTACAGCCCAAACTAAAGCAGGAGCTGTTGAACTTGCAAGACAAAGAAATATAGGAAAAATTGTTAAAACAAGTGAGGTTCAAACCAAGTTTGATTTTAATGCTTATGTTAGTAATTTTAAGCCTAGCAAAATGTTTGCACCTAAGTTGAAATTACCTGATTTAATCGCTTCAATAGCGCAGTTAAGTGTTATGGCTGGTGCTGGTATTTCAATCCATGATAGTGTAAGAGAGGTTGCAAATTCTACTCAAAATAAAAGATTAAAAGAGATATTTACAAAATGTTATGAGGACTTAAACTCTGGTCTTTCTTTGTCTTTATCTTTAGAAGTTTATAGAAAAGAATTAGGCGATATTGTTTTAGCTATGATTAAATTGGGAGAAAGTACGGGTAATTTAGGCGATAGTTTAAAAAAGCTTGCATCAATGTTGCAAGAACTTTATGATAATAACCTAAAATTTAAAAAAGCAATGAGATACCCACAAGTAGTTGTTACAGCAATTGCTATTGCCTTTACAATACTTATGCTTTATGTTGTGCCGAAATTTAAAGAAATTTTTGAACAATTGGGTGCAAATTTACCTTTAGCAACTAGAGCGCTTTTATTTATTGAAAGTGCGCTTAGAAATTACGGACTTTATATGCTTTTAGCCTTAGTTGTAATTATTATTGGTGGTAAAAAAATGTATGTAAATAATAGACATTTTAAAGACCAAGTTGATAAATATGTTTTAAAAATATATTTAATTGGTAAGGTAGTAAGATACGCTTCAATGTCAAGATTTAATTTAATTTTTACAGAGCTTGTAAGAAGTGGTATTCCAATTGCTGATGCACTTGATACTTCACTAAGAACTATTACAAATACAACTATGAAAGCAAGATTAAATGCCACTAAAATTGCTATTTCAAGAGGTATGAGTTTAACAGAAGCTTTTAAAGAAACAAATTTATATGAAAATATGCTTATTCAAATGATTAAAGCAGGTGAGGCCAGCGGTCAGCTTGATGCTATGTTAGAAAAAGTAACAGATTATTACAAAGAAAGATTTAACACCATCATTGATAATATGTCAAGTTACATTGAGCCAATTTTAATGCTTTTTATTGCTGCTATGGTTTTATTCTTAGCGCTTGGAATTTTCTTACCGATGTGGGATTTAGGAAGTGCTGCTAGAGCTTAA